A portion of the Faecalibacterium sp. I3-3-89 genome contains these proteins:
- a CDS encoding ECF transporter S component: MRKDTTHNLTVAAMLSAVAFILMFIEFPIPMLIPSFVKMDFSDLPALLGAFALGPVYGVVISFMKNLLHIVIKGTSTACVGELCNFMLGAVFSAVAGFIYKRHKSRKTAILGALAGAAAMAVFSVPSNYFITYPAYVQFYHMPLEAILGMYQAILSSADSLIKCLVIFNLPFTLVKGLLDAVLCMVIYKPLSPILHGRK, from the coding sequence ATGAGAAAAGATACGACCCACAACCTGACCGTCGCCGCTATGCTCAGCGCCGTGGCCTTCATCCTGATGTTCATCGAGTTCCCCATCCCGATGCTCATCCCGTCCTTCGTCAAGATGGACTTCTCCGACCTGCCCGCCCTGCTGGGTGCCTTCGCCCTCGGCCCGGTGTACGGCGTGGTCATCAGCTTCATGAAGAACCTGCTCCACATCGTCATCAAGGGCACCTCCACCGCCTGCGTGGGCGAGCTGTGCAACTTTATGCTGGGCGCTGTCTTCTCCGCTGTGGCGGGCTTCATCTACAAGCGTCACAAGAGCCGCAAGACCGCCATCCTCGGTGCGCTGGCGGGTGCCGCCGCAATGGCCGTCTTCAGTGTACCCTCCAACTACTTCATCACCTACCCGGCGTATGTGCAGTTCTACCATATGCCGCTGGAAGCCATCCTCGGGATGTATCAGGCCATCCTGTCCTCGGCGGACAGCCTCATTAAGTGCCTCGTCATCTTCAACCTGCCCTTCACGTTGGTCAAGGGCCTGCTGGATGCCGTGCTCTGCATGGTCATCTATAAGCCGCTGTCGCCCATCCTGCATGGCCGCAAGTAA
- a CDS encoding MATE family efflux transporter produces the protein MTLSLEQISARMRQGEDIPLSDTARIALTLSIPSILEQLVVTAMEYIDAAMVGHIGAEATAAIGIVSSSTWLLHGILVGLYTAFSIQIAQYLGADRQQDARGVLRQAMLFNLMLGLGAAVFGVGISRFLPGWLGADVSLQANASAYFAIWSAALPFTMAMGMYTAMLRATGDALTPGLISVLVCALDVVFNFFLINPTRQLVLFGQSVTVWGAGLAVPGAALGTALSTVVGGLLALGVLLLRDGPLCIRKPGSWRITSACLRNLWRVGAPLAAERAALSSAQVLLVRIVSGLGTVAIAANSLGVSAEGLCYMAGYGIQDASIALIGQAVGAHRRDMAKRFAWLCTAMGIAIMALSGVGLWLFAPALMGIFTADAAVIALGARVLRIEAFAEPMFGASIVASGAMQGAGDSTACFLLNLLSMWGIRLTLAFLLAPRLGLVGVWAAMCLELCIRGVLFLLRLARGKWLDKGALQ, from the coding sequence ATGACACTTTCTTTGGAGCAGATCTCCGCCCGGATGCGGCAGGGCGAAGACATCCCGCTGTCCGATACTGCCCGCATCGCCCTGACCCTGAGCATCCCGTCCATCTTGGAACAGCTGGTGGTCACGGCCATGGAGTACATCGACGCCGCCATGGTGGGCCACATCGGCGCAGAGGCCACCGCCGCCATCGGCATCGTCAGCTCGAGCACATGGCTGCTCCATGGCATCCTCGTGGGGCTGTACACAGCATTTTCCATCCAGATCGCCCAGTACCTCGGGGCCGACCGCCAGCAGGACGCCCGGGGCGTGCTGCGGCAGGCCATGCTTTTCAACCTGATGCTGGGGCTCGGCGCTGCGGTCTTCGGCGTCGGCATCAGCCGCTTTCTGCCCGGGTGGCTGGGGGCAGACGTCTCCCTTCAGGCCAACGCCAGCGCCTACTTTGCCATCTGGTCAGCGGCTCTCCCCTTCACCATGGCGATGGGGATGTATACTGCCATGCTCCGGGCCACCGGCGACGCCCTGACCCCCGGCCTCATCAGCGTGCTGGTCTGCGCGCTGGATGTGGTCTTCAACTTCTTCCTCATCAACCCCACCCGGCAGCTGGTGCTGTTCGGCCAGAGCGTTACCGTCTGGGGCGCAGGCCTCGCCGTGCCGGGCGCAGCGCTGGGCACGGCCCTCTCCACCGTCGTGGGCGGTCTGCTGGCGCTGGGCGTCCTGCTGCTGCGGGACGGCCCGCTCTGCATCCGTAAGCCCGGCAGCTGGCGCATCACCTCCGCCTGTCTGCGCAACCTCTGGCGGGTGGGCGCACCGCTGGCCGCAGAGCGCGCAGCCCTCTCCTCAGCGCAGGTGCTCCTTGTCCGGATCGTCTCAGGCCTCGGCACGGTAGCCATCGCCGCCAACAGCCTCGGCGTCAGCGCCGAGGGCCTCTGCTACATGGCGGGCTACGGCATTCAGGACGCCTCCATCGCCCTCATCGGGCAGGCTGTCGGCGCCCACCGCCGGGACATGGCCAAGCGGTTCGCATGGCTCTGCACGGCGATGGGCATAGCCATCATGGCCCTGTCGGGCGTAGGTCTCTGGCTCTTCGCCCCGGCCCTCATGGGCATCTTCACGGCAGACGCCGCCGTCATCGCGCTGGGTGCGCGGGTGCTGCGCATCGAGGCCTTTGCCGAGCCGATGTTCGGTGCCAGCATCGTCGCCAGCGGCGCGATGCAGGGCGCAGGCGACAGCACTGCCTGCTTTTTGCTGAATCTCCTCAGTATGTGGGGCATCCGGCTCACCCTCGCCTTCCTGCTGGCCCCTCGGCTGGGCCTCGTGGGCGTCTGGGCCGCCATGTGCCTCGAGCTTTGCATCCGGGGCGTGCTCTTCCTCCTCCGGCTTGCAAGGGGAAAGTGGCTCGACAAGGGCGCTTTGCAATAA
- a CDS encoding phospho-N-acetylmuramoyl-pentapeptide-transferase: protein MLQLISATGQQTVDALAFLLAFALTALMDSVFHDKLPHDHGRAFAVNGELSKGKARGSGLIFVLCIALVTLAVVPFKVEYLIYTVLLIASMLSGYFDDASETAWNEYKKGLIDFVIAVVAGVTYLNFNSTAVHFLSMTFAIPYPLYLLLIVILIWASINVVNCTDGVDGLSASLAVVSIGTFLLAYGEELGDYSTAAIVFIGALLAYLWSNAKPSSLLMGDAGSRAMGFFLAILALKSGHPFAFLLAALVFIVDGSLGILKISFKRFLHISILRNTLTPLHDHVRKRLGWSDEQVVARWLILQAVASALLLLMVR from the coding sequence ATGCTGCAGCTTATTTCAGCCACCGGCCAGCAGACCGTGGACGCGCTGGCGTTCCTGCTGGCGTTTGCCCTGACCGCCCTGATGGACTCGGTCTTCCACGACAAGCTCCCCCACGACCATGGCCGTGCTTTCGCGGTCAACGGCGAGCTTTCCAAGGGCAAGGCCCGGGGTTCGGGACTCATCTTTGTGCTCTGCATCGCGCTGGTGACGCTGGCGGTGGTGCCTTTTAAGGTGGAATACCTTATTTATACTGTCCTGCTCATCGCCTCCATGCTCTCGGGCTATTTCGATGACGCCTCCGAGACGGCGTGGAACGAGTACAAGAAGGGACTTATCGACTTTGTCATCGCAGTGGTGGCGGGTGTCACCTACCTGAACTTCAACAGCACGGCGGTGCACTTCCTGAGCATGACCTTCGCCATCCCGTACCCGCTCTACCTGCTGCTCATCGTCATCCTCATCTGGGCCAGCATCAACGTGGTCAACTGCACCGACGGCGTGGATGGCCTGTCTGCCAGCCTTGCGGTGGTGAGCATCGGCACCTTCCTGCTGGCCTACGGGGAGGAGCTGGGCGACTACTCCACCGCAGCCATCGTCTTCATCGGTGCGCTGCTGGCCTACCTGTGGTCCAACGCCAAGCCCTCGAGCCTCCTGATGGGCGACGCCGGCAGCCGTGCGATGGGCTTCTTCCTCGCCATCCTCGCCCTCAAGAGCGGCCATCCCTTCGCCTTCCTGCTGGCGGCGCTGGTGTTCATCGTGGACGGCAGCCTCGGCATCCTGAAGATCAGCTTCAAGCGCTTCCTGCACATCAGCATCCTCCGGAACACCCTCACCCCGCTGCACGACCATGTGCGCAAGCGTCTGGGCTGGAGCGACGAGCAGGTGGTGGCCCGCTGGCTCATCCTGCAGGCCGTTGCGTCGGCGCTGCTCCTGCTGATGGTCCGTTGA
- a CDS encoding amino acid ABC transporter ATP-binding protein yields the protein MIKLEHVDKYFGDLHVLKDVNLEVAEGEKLVIIGPSGSGKSTTVRCMNFLEEPTSGHVYIDGQELTNKNKTKIVRDNMSMVFQQFNLYPHMTVLKNLTLAPMKLHHKTKEEAEELAYHYLEVVGLRDKADVYPAQLSGGQQQRIAIARALCAQTKIILFDEPTSALDPETIQEVLDVMVRLAHEKNITMVVVTHEMGFARNVADRIVFMADGQIVEEGTPEHFFTNPKNERVRQFLSKIVR from the coding sequence GTGATCAAACTCGAACACGTTGACAAGTATTTCGGCGACCTGCACGTCCTGAAGGATGTGAATCTTGAGGTGGCCGAGGGAGAAAAGCTGGTCATTATCGGACCGTCCGGCAGCGGCAAATCCACGACCGTCCGCTGCATGAACTTTCTGGAAGAGCCGACCAGCGGCCACGTCTACATCGACGGTCAGGAGCTGACCAACAAGAACAAGACCAAGATCGTCCGCGACAACATGAGCATGGTCTTCCAGCAGTTCAACCTCTACCCCCACATGACGGTGCTCAAGAACCTGACACTGGCTCCCATGAAGCTCCACCACAAGACCAAGGAGGAGGCAGAGGAGCTGGCATATCATTATCTTGAGGTCGTCGGCCTCCGGGATAAGGCGGATGTCTACCCCGCCCAGCTGTCGGGCGGTCAGCAGCAGCGCATCGCCATCGCCCGTGCCCTCTGCGCACAGACCAAGATCATCCTGTTCGACGAGCCGACCTCGGCCCTCGACCCGGAGACGATCCAGGAAGTGCTGGACGTCATGGTGCGGCTGGCACACGAGAAGAACATCACGATGGTGGTCGTCACCCACGAGATGGGCTTCGCACGGAATGTCGCTGACCGGATCGTCTTTATGGCGGACGGCCAGATCGTGGAAGAGGGCACGCCGGAGCACTTCTTCACCAACCCCAAGAACGAGCGCGTCCGGCAGTTCCTGAGCAAGATCGTCCGCTGA
- a CDS encoding transporter substrate-binding domain-containing protein, with product MKKISRRDFLKVTGFVGAAAALTACGGSASSTAASTASSAAGSTAASAAALGADTQAIVDRGVLKVGVKNAVQGFSFQDTLTGEYTGLEDSLAEMIAEHLGVDVEFTTVTAATRGELLDSGDIDAVLATFTITEERKKTWDFSTPYYTDYVSVLVEDSTGIKGLADLKDKVVGVSSGSTSARALVKAMIDEGVLDGANFDADTFNADTWKDGISFRQYDDYPAISTALSAGEVQGFCVDKSILAIYKTEGRSYIDAEFSPQEYGVATKKGSDFSTVCDDLIKGWLADGTIDQLIKDNGLG from the coding sequence ATGAAAAAGATCTCGCGTCGTGATTTCCTGAAGGTCACTGGTTTTGTGGGCGCTGCGGCTGCCCTGACCGCCTGCGGCGGCTCCGCAAGCTCTACCGCAGCCTCTACGGCATCTTCTGCCGCCGGCAGCACGGCCGCCTCTGCCGCAGCGCTGGGCGCTGACACGCAGGCCATCGTGGATCGCGGCGTCCTGAAGGTCGGCGTCAAGAATGCCGTGCAGGGCTTCAGCTTTCAGGATACCCTCACCGGTGAGTACACCGGTCTCGAGGACAGCCTTGCAGAGATGATCGCAGAGCACCTCGGTGTGGACGTGGAGTTCACCACCGTTACCGCCGCCACCCGTGGCGAGCTGCTGGACTCCGGCGACATCGACGCTGTTCTGGCCACCTTTACCATCACCGAGGAGCGCAAGAAGACTTGGGACTTCTCCACCCCCTACTACACCGACTACGTCTCCGTTCTGGTGGAGGATTCCACCGGCATCAAGGGTCTGGCTGACCTGAAGGACAAGGTCGTGGGCGTCTCCTCCGGCTCCACCTCCGCCCGTGCACTGGTCAAGGCCATGATCGACGAGGGCGTGCTGGACGGTGCAAACTTCGACGCCGACACCTTCAACGCCGACACTTGGAAGGACGGCATCTCCTTCCGTCAGTACGACGACTATCCCGCCATCAGCACCGCACTGAGCGCAGGCGAGGTGCAGGGCTTCTGCGTTGATAAGTCCATCCTCGCCATCTACAAGACCGAAGGCCGCAGCTACATTGACGCCGAGTTCAGCCCGCAGGAGTACGGCGTCGCTACCAAGAAGGGCAGCGACTTCTCCACGGTGTGCGACGACCTCATCAAGGGCTGGCTGGCCGATGGCACCATCGATCAGCTCATCAAAGACAACGGTCTGGGCTAA
- a CDS encoding amino acid ABC transporter permease — translation MSGLFSLDSWSTVWTHRESFLLGLGNTLQTAVCALALAFIIGAALGLMSTSGNKPLRIVARIYVEFIQNTPLLLLLCFLYYALAFAGVSLGVIRTGIIALGVYTGAYMGEVVRAAIESVPKGQFEAAQAQGFNYLQRMGYIILPQSIPVMLPPMVNQVVNLFKNTSCLYIVGGADLISVTYSFVTGASTGGAYAPAYIVCGVIFFVVCFPLSTLAARWEASLKKRKGSVNANLKTANKKVELKEAA, via the coding sequence ATGTCTGGCTTGTTTTCATTGGATTCCTGGTCCACCGTCTGGACACATCGGGAGAGCTTTCTGCTGGGTCTGGGCAACACGTTGCAGACGGCTGTCTGCGCACTGGCGCTGGCCTTTATCATCGGTGCTGCGCTGGGTCTGATGTCCACCAGCGGCAATAAGCCGCTGCGCATCGTCGCCCGCATCTATGTCGAGTTCATCCAGAATACCCCGCTGCTGCTGCTGCTTTGCTTCCTGTATTATGCGCTGGCCTTTGCAGGCGTGAGCCTCGGTGTCATCCGCACCGGCATCATCGCGCTGGGCGTCTACACCGGCGCTTACATGGGCGAGGTCGTCCGCGCCGCCATCGAGTCGGTCCCCAAGGGCCAGTTCGAGGCCGCACAGGCACAGGGCTTCAACTATCTGCAGCGGATGGGCTACATCATCCTGCCCCAGAGCATCCCCGTGATGCTCCCTCCGATGGTCAATCAGGTGGTCAACCTCTTCAAGAATACCTCCTGCCTCTACATCGTGGGCGGTGCTGACCTCATCAGCGTGACCTACAGCTTCGTCACCGGTGCTTCCACCGGCGGCGCATACGCCCCCGCTTATATCGTCTGCGGCGTCATCTTCTTTGTGGTCTGCTTCCCGCTGTCCACGCTGGCAGCCCGCTGGGAAGCCTCCCTCAAGAAGCGCAAGGGCAGCGTGAACGCAAACCTCAAGACCGCCAACAAGAAAGTGGAGCTGAAGGAGGCTGCCTGA
- a CDS encoding amino acid ABC transporter permease yields MKTLAASLSILTKQGVMLYLLRGVAFTCIISVLGVIMGLIVGSLLALARTYCKKGPSRILGWFATAYIELFRNTPYLLWIFICVVFCPCPDFFARKMFGLTSVEMKLLFKAALALILFNSSVIAEIVRGGLNGVSKGQFEAGYAQGFNTVEVLLYIVLPQAYRNIVPTLLSQVITTIKDSSYLANVATIELMARIRQLLSAAGTYNGLGTVNVSDVMVLFGAACVIYFVINFTLSCVVRSMQNRRKKALVFAPAKAA; encoded by the coding sequence ATGAAAACGCTTGCTGCAAGCCTTTCCATCCTCACGAAGCAGGGCGTCATGCTCTACCTGCTGCGGGGTGTGGCCTTCACCTGCATCATCTCGGTGCTGGGTGTTATCATGGGCCTCATCGTCGGCTCTCTGCTGGCGCTGGCCCGCACCTACTGCAAGAAAGGCCCGTCCCGCATCCTCGGCTGGTTCGCTACGGCTTATATCGAGCTGTTCCGCAACACGCCCTACCTGCTCTGGATCTTCATCTGCGTCGTGTTCTGCCCCTGCCCGGACTTCTTCGCCCGAAAGATGTTCGGCCTGACCAGTGTGGAGATGAAACTGCTGTTCAAGGCTGCTCTGGCCCTCATCCTTTTCAACTCCTCCGTCATCGCCGAGATCGTCCGCGGCGGCCTGAATGGCGTGTCCAAGGGCCAGTTCGAGGCCGGTTATGCACAGGGCTTCAACACCGTTGAGGTGCTGCTGTACATCGTCCTGCCGCAGGCCTACCGCAACATCGTGCCCACCCTGCTCAGTCAGGTCATCACCACCATCAAGGACTCCTCCTATCTGGCCAATGTGGCCACCATCGAGCTGATGGCCCGCATCCGTCAGCTGTTGAGCGCCGCAGGCACCTACAACGGCCTTGGCACGGTGAACGTCTCCGACGTCATGGTGCTGTTCGGTGCGGCCTGTGTCATCTACTTCGTCATCAACTTCACGTTGAGCTGTGTGGTCCGTTCGATGCAGAACCGCCGCAAGAAGGCTCTGGTCTTTGCCCCGGCAAAGGCCGCATGA
- a CDS encoding ABC transporter substrate-binding protein encodes MHFLRQFRLIAALLAAFFVLSLTACGSGSNSFTWFVDSIPANLDPQVASSAADVIACENLYSGLVRRTPDGQLAPELCERWEVSADQRTYTFYLKDGLTYTAAKGSATDYAITAEDFAFAFRRMFLPGTNSPYAVEFSALENSAAVLAGQMAASALGVSAPEPLQLVFRLSTPDETFLSKLTLPGAMPCDEEFFNSTRGTYGLTSASTLSSGSFYLYNWTSGGLFLRRAASGEQIDSLRLVENTNNSGQSAEELIRNEKCTAALDDSGTPTSLQSVTYSDTTWSLLFNCNSIFASTELRQALASAAVSAVEVPDGGLFAEAKGLIPDGLTVDGIDYRQAAGDVRPALGDPRSLYIAARDGGVSPADFGRISLLLPSGSGLSDAAEQINSAWQKEFSLFFSVEEVEPEEFQKRLESGDYTIALAPVQAEGGSVYAALAQFSPTGGGLTGYSDALYTTQLSASATATGSTRCSLLAACERQLLEQAVAAPLFTQQKRLLLANGIKGLVFDPFGPVLDVTYATKS; translated from the coding sequence ATGCATTTCTTGAGACAGTTTCGCCTTATCGCAGCCCTGCTGGCTGCGTTTTTTGTCCTGAGCCTCACCGCCTGCGGCTCCGGCTCCAACAGCTTTACATGGTTCGTGGATTCCATCCCCGCGAACCTCGACCCACAGGTGGCATCCAGCGCCGCCGACGTCATCGCCTGCGAGAACCTCTACAGCGGCCTCGTCCGCCGCACGCCGGACGGCCAGCTGGCCCCCGAGCTGTGCGAACGGTGGGAGGTGTCCGCCGACCAGCGCACCTATACATTTTATTTGAAAGACGGTCTGACCTATACCGCCGCAAAGGGCAGCGCCACCGACTACGCCATCACCGCCGAGGACTTTGCCTTTGCGTTCCGGCGGATGTTCCTTCCCGGAACAAATTCTCCCTATGCCGTGGAGTTTTCCGCCCTCGAGAACAGCGCCGCCGTGCTGGCCGGGCAGATGGCCGCAAGTGCGCTGGGCGTCTCTGCCCCCGAGCCTCTGCAGCTGGTGTTCCGCCTCTCCACTCCCGACGAGACCTTCCTTTCCAAGCTGACGCTGCCCGGCGCGATGCCCTGCGATGAGGAGTTTTTCAACAGCACCCGGGGCACCTACGGCCTGACCAGCGCCTCCACCCTCTCCAGCGGCAGCTTCTACCTCTACAACTGGACGTCCGGCGGCCTCTTCCTTCGCCGGGCCGCCTCCGGGGAGCAGATCGACAGCCTGCGCCTTGTGGAAAACACCAACAACTCCGGCCAGTCCGCCGAGGAGCTTATCCGCAACGAGAAGTGCACCGCCGCCCTCGATGACAGCGGTACCCCCACCTCACTCCAGAGCGTGACCTACTCCGACACCACATGGTCGCTGCTCTTCAACTGCAATTCCATCTTCGCTTCCACAGAGCTGCGGCAGGCGCTGGCCAGCGCGGCGGTCTCGGCGGTGGAAGTACCAGACGGCGGGCTGTTCGCGGAGGCCAAGGGCCTCATCCCCGACGGCCTGACTGTGGACGGCATCGACTACCGGCAGGCGGCAGGCGATGTCCGCCCGGCCCTCGGCGACCCCCGCAGCCTCTACATCGCCGCCCGGGACGGCGGCGTCTCCCCCGCAGACTTTGGCCGCATCTCCCTGCTTCTGCCCTCCGGCAGCGGCCTCAGCGACGCCGCCGAGCAGATCAACAGCGCATGGCAGAAGGAATTTTCCCTTTTCTTCTCGGTAGAGGAGGTGGAGCCGGAAGAGTTCCAGAAGCGGCTCGAAAGCGGCGATTACACCATCGCGCTGGCCCCTGTACAGGCCGAGGGCGGCAGCGTCTACGCCGCACTGGCCCAGTTCTCCCCCACCGGCGGCGGGCTGACCGGCTACAGCGACGCCCTCTACACCACCCAGCTCTCGGCCAGCGCCACAGCCACCGGCAGCACCCGCTGCTCTCTGCTGGCCGCCTGTGAGCGCCAGCTGCTTGAGCAGGCCGTGGCCGCTCCCCTCTTCACCCAGCAGAAGCGCCTGCTCCTCGCCAACGGCATCAAGGGGCTGGTCTTCGACCCCTTCGGCCCGGTGCTGGATGTGACCTACGCGACAAAGAGCTGA
- the murD gene encoding UDP-N-acetylmuramoyl-L-alanine--D-glutamate ligase has protein sequence MQKEQQELANLIKGKKVAFIGAGVSHKTLIREFVELGAQVTLCDQKKSVEEFGDYAATIKELGIRLSLGENYLDGFKGQDIIMRTPGFVGYFEKPLQDAMAAGTMVTSEVELFFQFCPCEIVAVTGSDGKTTTTTLISKFYEAAGRRVHLGGNIGAALLPMLPEVSPDDVAVVELSSFQLISMHQSPDIAVVTNVTPNHLDHHKDMQEYIDAKRNILLYQKQPCRAVLGYENEISRSMQKDCKGTQVWFTRLHETDNGAFLRDDGMLCMAENGVVTPFLAQKDVKLRGLHNIENLLAAAAAVWGEVPVEAIQLVGSSFTGVEHRIEPVRVLDGVTYYNDSIGTSPTRTIAGLRSFDQKVILIAGGYDKHIPYEPLAPEITAHVKDLVLMGATGPRIEKAVREDPNFNEAELPIRHADNMQHAVELARACAKPGDIIILSPASASFDLYPNFEVRGREFKKIVNALK, from the coding sequence ATGCAGAAGGAACAGCAGGAGCTTGCAAACCTCATCAAGGGCAAGAAAGTTGCCTTTATCGGCGCGGGCGTCAGCCATAAGACGCTCATCCGGGAGTTCGTGGAGCTGGGGGCGCAGGTCACGCTCTGTGACCAGAAAAAGAGCGTGGAGGAGTTCGGCGACTACGCTGCCACCATCAAGGAGCTGGGCATCCGCCTGAGCCTCGGTGAGAACTATCTCGACGGCTTCAAGGGGCAGGACATCATCATGCGCACCCCGGGCTTCGTGGGCTATTTTGAGAAGCCGCTGCAGGACGCGATGGCTGCGGGCACGATGGTCACGAGCGAGGTGGAGCTGTTCTTCCAGTTCTGCCCCTGCGAGATCGTGGCTGTGACTGGCTCGGACGGCAAGACCACCACCACCACCCTCATCTCCAAGTTCTATGAGGCCGCAGGCCGCAGGGTGCATCTGGGCGGCAACATCGGCGCAGCCCTGCTGCCCATGCTGCCTGAGGTCAGCCCCGACGATGTGGCGGTGGTGGAGCTGTCCAGCTTCCAGCTCATCAGTATGCACCAAAGCCCCGACATCGCGGTGGTCACCAACGTGACCCCCAACCACCTCGATCACCACAAGGATATGCAGGAGTACATCGACGCAAAGCGGAACATCCTGCTCTACCAGAAGCAGCCCTGCCGCGCGGTGCTGGGCTATGAGAACGAGATCAGCCGCTCGATGCAGAAGGACTGCAAGGGCACACAGGTCTGGTTCACCCGCCTGCACGAGACGGACAACGGCGCATTCCTGCGGGACGACGGGATGCTCTGCATGGCCGAGAACGGCGTCGTGACCCCCTTCCTCGCCCAGAAGGACGTGAAGCTGCGGGGTCTGCACAACATCGAGAACCTGCTGGCCGCTGCCGCAGCCGTCTGGGGCGAGGTGCCTGTGGAGGCCATCCAGCTGGTGGGCAGCAGCTTTACCGGCGTGGAGCACCGCATCGAGCCGGTGCGGGTGCTGGACGGCGTCACCTATTACAATGACTCCATCGGCACAAGCCCCACCCGCACCATCGCCGGCCTGCGCAGCTTCGACCAGAAGGTCATCCTCATCGCAGGCGGCTACGATAAGCATATCCCCTATGAGCCGCTGGCCCCGGAGATCACCGCCCATGTCAAGGATCTGGTGCTGATGGGTGCCACCGGCCCCCGCATCGAGAAGGCTGTGCGCGAGGACCCGAACTTCAACGAGGCTGAGCTGCCCATCCGGCACGCCGACAATATGCAGCACGCCGTGGAGCTGGCCCGCGCCTGCGCAAAGCCCGGTGACATCATCATCCTCTCGCCGGCCAGCGCTTCCTTTGACCTCTACCCCAACTTTGAGGTGCGCGGCCGCGAGTTCAAGAAGATCGTCAACGCCCTCAAGTGA
- a CDS encoding GNAT family N-acetyltransferase yields MIAQVKTSRQRQRFFNACREKLCLGATMPLALSLFGKSQPGRFFAGPTLALDVGGSTAWLAGHVNPDELAGFLNFCGCEAVVLDEAECPPPTGWKRAKTLSVFGLPPGRQLPLPEADAALWQSLEKNTEPAAGKTAEMLFPDRPGKRDDFYSELCSKRSRGLARVWTLEREEEIVCTVGAYALAEGQAYMACGETAEALRGRGIGGRLIVGMANALSAEGWMPVFLCSPERVHFYTRLGFEKLGEYARYTSQ; encoded by the coding sequence GTGATCGCACAGGTCAAAACGTCCCGCCAGCGGCAGCGGTTTTTCAACGCCTGCCGGGAAAAGCTCTGTCTTGGAGCGACGATGCCGCTGGCGCTCTCACTCTTCGGCAAAAGCCAGCCGGGCCGCTTCTTCGCCGGGCCGACGCTGGCGCTGGATGTAGGCGGCAGCACGGCATGGCTGGCGGGCCACGTCAACCCCGACGAGCTGGCGGGATTCCTGAACTTCTGCGGCTGTGAGGCCGTGGTGCTGGACGAGGCCGAGTGTCCGCCGCCCACAGGCTGGAAGCGGGCCAAGACTCTCTCAGTCTTCGGCCTCCCGCCGGGGCGGCAGCTGCCTCTGCCCGAGGCAGACGCCGCCCTCTGGCAGAGCCTCGAAAAGAACACTGAGCCTGCGGCCGGAAAGACAGCGGAGATGCTCTTCCCCGACCGCCCCGGCAAACGGGATGACTTTTACTCTGAGCTGTGTTCCAAGCGCAGCCGGGGCCTTGCCCGGGTCTGGACGCTGGAACGGGAGGAGGAGATCGTCTGCACCGTGGGAGCCTATGCGCTGGCGGAAGGGCAGGCCTATATGGCCTGCGGCGAGACGGCCGAGGCCCTGCGGGGGCGCGGCATCGGCGGGCGGCTCATCGTTGGGATGGCCAATGCCCTCTCGGCAGAGGGGTGGATGCCCGTCTTTCTGTGCAGCCCCGAGCGGGTGCATTTCTATACCCGACTCGGCTTTGAGAAGCTGGGGGAGTATGCGAGATACACGTCGCAGTAA